From a single Emcibacter nanhaiensis genomic region:
- a CDS encoding bifunctional helix-turn-helix transcriptional regulator/GNAT family N-acetyltransferase: MFLDLGLGTRLKRLYERLATDMEKIYAESGIDFRVRYFPVIYPLAQEEEGQTIAELAQLCGLSHSAISQIVKQLHGRKLLDMETGEDARSRVVRLSGEGRKLVEQLEPLWGAAERAIIGVRQECEVDILQALAEVELALDRRSLYQRVMEEAGRKQPAEVEIVPFHVNYADAWFDINRQWLEAYFEMEEEDLKNLRDPEGQVLARGGEIYIALLDGEPVGVVALKHQGDGAFEVSKMGVLEQARGHGIGEKLLAHVIDRFEARGGSHLYLETSTRLTPAISLYEKYGFREAPLREDSPFARADHHMIWQGRDAGRKPEERKAS, translated from the coding sequence ATGTTTCTGGATCTTGGCTTGGGGACACGACTGAAAAGGCTATATGAACGACTGGCCACGGACATGGAGAAGATCTATGCGGAAAGCGGCATCGATTTCCGGGTGCGTTATTTCCCGGTGATTTACCCCCTGGCCCAGGAAGAAGAGGGGCAGACCATTGCCGAACTGGCCCAGCTTTGCGGCCTCAGCCACTCGGCCATCAGCCAGATTGTCAAACAGCTGCATGGCCGGAAGCTGCTGGACATGGAAACCGGCGAGGATGCCCGCAGCCGGGTGGTGCGCCTGAGCGGGGAAGGGCGCAAGCTGGTCGAGCAGCTGGAACCGCTGTGGGGCGCTGCCGAACGGGCGATCATTGGCGTGCGCCAGGAGTGCGAGGTCGATATCCTGCAGGCGCTGGCCGAAGTGGAGCTGGCCCTGGACCGGCGTTCCCTGTACCAGCGGGTCATGGAGGAAGCCGGCCGCAAGCAGCCTGCCGAGGTTGAGATCGTGCCCTTTCACGTCAACTATGCCGACGCCTGGTTTGACATCAACCGCCAATGGCTCGAGGCCTATTTCGAGATGGAGGAGGAGGACCTGAAGAACCTGCGGGACCCGGAAGGCCAGGTGCTGGCCAGGGGCGGGGAGATCTACATCGCCCTGCTGGACGGGGAGCCGGTCGGGGTGGTGGCGCTCAAACACCAGGGCGACGGCGCGTTCGAGGTCAGCAAAATGGGGGTTCTGGAGCAGGCCCGCGGCCATGGCATCGGCGAAAAACTGCTGGCCCATGTGATCGACCGCTTCGAGGCCCGGGGCGGCAGCCATCTCTATCTGGAAACCAGCACCAGACTGACCCCGGCCATCTCCCTTTATGAGAAATACGGCTTCCGCGAGGCGCCGCTCAGGGAAGACAGCCCCTTCGCCCGGGCCGACCATCACATGATCTGGCAGGGCCGGGATGCAGGGCGGAAGCCAGAGGAAAGGAAAGCGTCATGA
- a CDS encoding YbaN family protein: protein MIARTKRWIYNLLGILFFITGFIGLFLPVLPTTIFMILALWAFSNGSERFHNWLYHHPRFGPPLQQWQDRGVIPRKGKITAVVVMSGSAVYLLFFSDAPVIAVCSAILCMNFVALYILTRPSQ from the coding sequence GTGATTGCACGAACCAAACGCTGGATCTATAACCTGCTCGGCATCCTGTTCTTCATCACCGGATTTATCGGCCTGTTCCTGCCGGTCCTGCCCACCACCATTTTCATGATCCTCGCCCTCTGGGCCTTTTCCAACGGCTCGGAACGCTTCCACAACTGGCTCTACCACCATCCGCGCTTCGGCCCGCCGCTGCAACAGTGGCAGGACAGGGGCGTGATCCCCAGGAAAGGTAAAATCACCGCCGTCGTGGTGATGAGCGGCAGCGCCGTCTACCTGCTGTTCTTTTCCGACGCCCCGGTGATCGCGGTCTGCTCGGCCATCCTGTGCATGAATTTTGTCGCCCTCTATATCCTGACCCGGCCCTCGCAATGA
- a CDS encoding nuclear transport factor 2 family protein encodes MSTDTRLTEWHKAVFDKDLALLSQLLHPEVEFNSPFVWTPYQGRDKALGILSTVVDVFENFTYHREWVDGNEMALEFSANIGKVSLKGIDLIRWNDDGQITNFEVMVRPGNGLMTLAQTMQQRLAEKGLM; translated from the coding sequence ATGAGCACGGATACGAGATTGACAGAGTGGCACAAGGCGGTGTTTGACAAGGACCTGGCGCTGCTGAGCCAACTGCTGCATCCCGAGGTCGAGTTCAACTCGCCGTTTGTCTGGACCCCCTACCAGGGCCGCGACAAGGCGCTCGGCATTCTTTCCACCGTGGTCGATGTGTTCGAGAATTTCACATATCACCGGGAATGGGTCGACGGCAACGAGATGGCGCTGGAGTTTTCCGCCAATATCGGCAAGGTCAGCCTCAAGGGCATCGACCTGATCCGCTGGAACGACGACGGCCAGATCACAAATTTCGAGGTCATGGTCCGGCCCGGCAACGGCCTGATGACCCTGGCCCAGACCATGCAGCAGCGGCTCGCCGAAAAGGGCCTGATGTAG
- a CDS encoding aspartate/glutamate racemase family protein produces the protein MKCIGLIGGISWESTASYYKLMNRMVADRLGGHHSARLLLWSFDFAEIEELQVTGDWDRLHDMMIRAGRTLQDGGADALVICANTMHKSADLMADSLYAPILHVCDVTAREIRKQGCSRPILLGTRYTMEQDFYRDRLVRNGVEAIVPDKADRDRVHCVIFDDLVRGRTPPASKQAYLEIINRLVAEQGADSVILGCTEIGLLISQEDLAIPVFDTTILHAEAAVDFALQD, from the coding sequence ATGAAATGTATCGGCCTGATCGGCGGCATCAGCTGGGAAAGCACGGCTTCCTACTATAAACTAATGAACCGCATGGTGGCGGACCGGCTCGGCGGCCATCATTCCGCCCGGCTGCTGCTGTGGTCGTTTGATTTTGCCGAGATCGAGGAACTGCAGGTGACCGGCGACTGGGACCGGCTGCATGACATGATGATCCGGGCCGGGCGCACCCTGCAGGATGGCGGCGCCGATGCGCTGGTGATCTGCGCCAACACCATGCACAAGAGCGCCGACCTGATGGCGGACAGCCTCTATGCGCCGATCCTGCACGTCTGTGACGTGACCGCGCGCGAGATCAGGAAGCAGGGCTGCAGCAGACCGATCCTGCTCGGCACCCGCTACACCATGGAGCAGGACTTCTACCGCGACCGGCTGGTGCGCAACGGCGTCGAGGCGATCGTGCCGGATAAGGCAGACCGCGACCGGGTGCATTGCGTGATCTTTGACGACCTGGTCAGGGGCAGGACCCCGCCGGCGTCGAAACAGGCCTATCTGGAGATCATCAACCGGCTGGTGGCGGAGCAGGGGGCGGACAGCGTCATCCTCGGCTGCACCGAAATCGGCCTGCTGATCAGCCAGGAGGATCTGGCCATTCCGGTGTTCGACACCACCATCCTCCATGCCGAGGCGGCGGTCGACTTCGCTCTTCAGGATTAG
- a CDS encoding response regulator: protein MFPRDPDFDDKKVRRVDDAYPGYVIKEVLDILDVGAVTYVRSVEAGIKLFNEKPWDCVFVDCLKQGGEGFRLLEAVRRNPDEDKIRTPVILCTAFTERLNVCRARDLGANEILAKPVSPDQILVKLACALFKQREFIQAPGYVGPCRRRRQTDWSGKEERRAAGAATTEEITEAEVKEVAHGR from the coding sequence ATGTTCCCGAGGGATCCCGATTTCGACGACAAAAAAGTACGGCGTGTTGATGACGCCTATCCCGGTTATGTCATCAAAGAGGTCCTCGATATTCTCGATGTGGGGGCCGTGACCTATGTGCGCTCGGTCGAGGCCGGGATCAAGCTGTTCAACGAAAAACCCTGGGATTGCGTGTTTGTCGACTGCCTGAAACAGGGCGGCGAGGGCTTCCGGCTGCTCGAGGCGGTGCGCCGCAACCCCGACGAGGATAAAATCCGCACCCCGGTCATCCTCTGCACCGCCTTCACCGAACGGCTCAATGTGTGCCGGGCGCGGGACCTGGGCGCCAACGAAATCCTCGCCAAGCCGGTCTCGCCCGACCAGATCCTGGTCAAGCTCGCCTGCGCCCTGTTCAAGCAGCGCGAATTCATCCAGGCGCCGGGCTATGTCGGCCCGTGCCGGCGGCGGCGGCAGACGGACTGGAGCGGCAAGGAGGAACGGCGCGCCGCGGGCGCGGCGACTACGGAAGAGATAACGGAGGCGGAAGTCAAGGAGGTCGCCCATGGGCGTTAG
- a CDS encoding diacylglycerol/lipid kinase family protein, giving the protein MSAAAAEQSDSRRRITVIYNPGAGRRNLRKFHRVMDRLRRAGCQLVLRETCHSGHAAELARQAIPDAPDVVVAAGGDGTLNEVLNGLYGSTIPLAFLPMGTVNVFAREIGLGRSVDRITDNILHGRRRQIVPGCCNGRYFLLMVSCGLDSHVVHRVNLKLKRLIGGAAYGIRFLQYMFSYPDLQMTVTADGRDYRTSSVIVSRGKLYGGSMVLVPHADLYTPSLQVVMLHKKGLRALLSYGWSFLNRRLWLRSDVTTVEARQVSISSEQDHPYQMDGDPAGRLPAEIRLAEQPVSCIIPEKTPT; this is encoded by the coding sequence ATGTCCGCCGCCGCTGCCGAACAGTCCGACTCGCGTCGCCGCATCACAGTGATTTACAATCCGGGGGCCGGGCGGAGAAACCTTCGCAAATTCCATCGTGTTATGGATCGCCTGCGCCGGGCGGGCTGCCAGCTTGTCCTCAGGGAAACCTGCCATTCCGGCCACGCCGCCGAACTTGCCCGACAGGCGATCCCGGACGCCCCCGATGTGGTGGTCGCCGCCGGCGGCGACGGCACCCTCAACGAAGTACTGAACGGACTGTATGGCAGCACCATCCCCCTCGCCTTTCTGCCCATGGGCACCGTCAATGTGTTCGCCCGGGAAATCGGCCTCGGCAGGTCGGTTGACAGGATCACCGACAACATCCTCCACGGCAGGCGGCGACAGATCGTGCCCGGCTGCTGCAACGGCCGCTATTTCCTGCTGATGGTCAGCTGCGGCCTCGACAGCCATGTGGTGCACCGGGTCAACCTGAAGCTCAAACGGCTGATCGGCGGCGCCGCCTACGGGATCAGGTTCCTGCAATATATGTTCAGCTATCCTGACCTGCAAATGACTGTCACCGCAGACGGCCGCGACTATCGGACATCGTCGGTAATTGTCAGCCGTGGCAAGCTCTATGGCGGCAGCATGGTGCTGGTGCCGCATGCGGATCTTTATACGCCCAGCCTCCAGGTGGTGATGCTGCATAAAAAGGGGCTCCGGGCCTTACTGTCCTATGGCTGGTCCTTTCTCAACCGCCGCCTGTGGCTGAGAAGCGATGTCACGACCGTGGAAGCCCGGCAGGTATCGATCAGCTCCGAGCAGGATCACCCTTACCAGATGGACGGTGATCCGGCCGGGCGCCTGCCGGCGGAGATCCGGCTGGCAGAGCAGCCCGTTTCATGTATTATTCCAGAAAAAACACCGACTTAA